From Fusarium fujikuroi IMI 58289 draft genome, chromosome FFUJ_chr07, a single genomic window includes:
- a CDS encoding YjeF domain-containing family protein  gives MATQFIGLHMRVVLRDPPGSELTGTVGNVQAGSGLTLTNVFVSDTKQWLPHLQVHAANIADLAEVKNDRPATYAPPPAEPIAAPFISQPPPQPAFVDPAILSLGRPPAALTPAGSDSKGPLEDVRAELQVAPTSAAVSTPGRPTPDHDLTGSVSNLPINEAVQEMDNGQPIEGQAPRSAKKKNNNNRRSRQSKQGKGQRAEDDGQAIEGSPASNRGKGWRQTPILQSTSSFQPFHSLKKSSKGRKGLLDNGWASEDVTEKMGEFDFENNLAKFDKRTIFDQMRKEDQIDDASRLVSHNRKPKPGTAGGKNLHYTENVLDLPSSTKKDADFWNSEADDGLNEAERLSGREVRSGQGNRKADSKSGPSRRSQSRKASAVAVSGGLPLSRVNSGQGHPPGLYLVPSHKRLETVSALQMLNLENIAANEIGLTEQLMAENGGRGIAEVALIALSDPAIKVRFGLAGANPSSSATLTSPVVVILAGNNKSGIRAIAAARHLRNKNINMLVCLVGIEREKDLLEDLRQQIQLYRAFGGKILSKADLFEHLRKASSSGSPVSVSLIIDALLGLTISFEELRTGDQAAVYELMEWANRNEAFVLSVDVPTGIDPTSGKVAVIDGSRLFVKPRYVVAMGAPKRGLLEAVTPPDEDGPQNMNNAGHEEEWRLFIADIGLGSAVWRKAGTKIRRGIDFDEKWLLEMKYRDGQQDGTDSDEE, from the exons ATGGCAACCCAGTTCATCGGCTTGCATATGcgggtggtgttgagggacCCTCCCGGGAGCGAACTGACGGGGACAGTTGGCAATGTCCAGGCAGGGAGCGGCTTAACATTGACTAACG TGTTCGTCTCTGATACCAAACAATGGCTTCCTCACTTGCAGGTCCACGCCGCTAACATCGCCGATCTTGCTGAAGTCAAGAACGACAGGCCAGCGACATATGCGCCTCCTCCAGCCGAACCCATCGCGGCGCCTTTCATTTCGCAACCACCACCGCAACCTGCTTTTGTAGACCCTGCGATCCTAAGTCTGGGGAGACCGCCAGCAGCATTAACGCCGGCAGGCTCCGATTCAAAAGGACCATTGGAGGATGTGAGAGCTGAACTACAAGTCGCTCCTACGAGTGCCGCTGTCTCAACGCCGGGGAGACCCACCCCTGACCACGACCTGACTGGTTCTGTCAGTAATCTACCCATCAATGAAGCGGTCCAGGAAATGGACAATGGCCAGCCAATTGAAGGACAGGCACCGCGAtccgccaagaagaaaaacaacaacaaccgaCGCTCTCGGCAGTCCAAGCAAGGAAAGGGCCAGCgtgctgaggatgatggtcAAGCTATTGAGGGTTCACCCGCCAGTAACCGAGGCAAGGGATGGAGGCAAACACCAATCCTGCAGAGTACATCATCTTTCCAACCATTTCATTCTCTGAAAAAGAGCTCCAAGGGGCGCAAAGGCCTCCTCGATAACGGCTGGGCTTCTGAAGATGTCACAGAAAAGATGGGGGAGTTCGATTTTGAGAACAACCTAGCGAAGTTTGATAAACGCACCATTTTTGATCAGATGAGGAAGGAGGATCAAATCGACGATGCCAGCCGATTGGTGTCTCACAATCGAAAGCCAAAGCCTGGCACAGCTGGCGGAAAGAACCTGCATTACACCGAAAATGTACTGGACCTGCCGTCCTCAACTAAGAAGGATGCAGACTTCTGGAATAGTGAGGCAGATGATGGATTGAACGAGGCTGAGAGGCTTTCTGGACGGGAAGTTCGTAGTGGTCAAGGTAATAGGAAGGCTGATAGCAAATCGGGTCCGTCACGAAGATCACAGTCACGCAAGGCGAGTGCTGTTGCAGTTTCTGGCGGCCTTCCGCTAAGCCGCGTCAACTCTGGC CAAGGTCATCCGCCTGGCTTATACCTCGTCCCTTCGCATAAGCGTCTTGAAACCGTTTCAGCCCTGCAGATGCTTAATCTTGAGAACATAGCAGCGAACGAGATCGGCTTAACAGAACAGCTTATGGCCGAGAACGGAGGGCGAGGTATCGCTGAGGTTGCTCTGATAGCCCTTTCAGATCCTGCTATCAAAGTACGGTTCGGCCTTGCTGGTGCAAATCCCTCCTCCAGTGCTACATTGACGAGTCCGGTGGTGGTGATCCTGGCTGGCAATAACAAATCAGGTATCCGAgctattgctgctgctcgccATCTGCGgaacaagaacatcaacatgCTCGTGTGCTTAGTGGGTATTGAGCGCGAGAAGGACTTGCTCGAAGACCTGCGGCAACAGATTCAACTTTATCGAGCATTTGGCGGTAAAATTCTCAGCAAAGCAGATCTGTTCGAACATTTGCGCAAagcatcatcgtcaggaTCACCTGTCTCAGTATCACTCATCATCGATGCTCTTCTGGGCTTGACCATATCGTTTGAAGAGCTGCGAACTGGTGACCAGGCTGCTGTTTATGAGTTGATGGAGTGGGCGAACCGAAACGAAGCGTTCGTGCTATCGGTCGATGTGCCAACAGGTATCGACCCAACTTCCGGTAAAGTGGCAGTGATAGATGGTAGCCGCCTATTCGTGAAGCCTCGATACGTTGTTGCAATGGGTGCTCCCAAACGGGGCCTGCTTGAAGCCGTGACACCACCCGATGAGGATGGCCCCCAGAACATGAACAATGCCGGACACGAAGAGGAATGGCGTCTATTCATTGCGGACATTGGCCTGGGAAGTGCCGTTTGGAGGAAGGCTGGAACCAAGATTCGAAGAGGtatcgactttgatgagaagtGGTTACTGGAGATGAAGTATCGGGATGGACAGCAGGACGGAACCGACTCAGATGAGGAATGA
- a CDS encoding related to PIF1 protein precursor, whose amino-acid sequence MLQRANSQYEANGPPPQQRGQPKSQSFLPSSSPSTHNADIRQQLKKSNAPAVSARTMPPFSRPLQNRPSNMNQLSNNSRPPNGVGGGSLASLCGGSNSFGGQADVVDLTGPEAHAKAQAAVFFTEDDFCDDDDLDLDFQAPSALPPLPANTPSKRITKENMPPPPPTSTQTDKAIPWSSSPPSHFLPPSRNTSVTSTMANISMKRDSSGDRDDFDVPVPKKAKKRVLPQSFKQEEPEDESDFHSQVAQTPNNKRKDFLNPTASAVKEQKKQFRTQRQQEQPTASTDLSMDEIKEVSTSHSKGNFAISLSEEQRHVLDLVVNKNQSVFFTGAAGTGKSVLMRAIITELKKKYAKDPERVAVTASTGLAACNIGGITLHSFSGIGLGKEDAQALVKKIRRNPKAKNRWLRTKCLVIDEISMVDGDLFDKLSTIGRTIRNNGRPWGGIQLIITGDFFQLPPVPEQGAKRETKFAFDASTWTTSIDHTIGLTQVFRQRDPVFANMLNEMRLGRITEDTVRAFKKLERPLNFNDGLGTAELFSTRNEVEMSNERRLRELPGTIRRYEAQDTGKEDIRDKLLMNMMAPKSIDLKINAQVMLIKNLDESLVNGSLGKVIGFSDEKTFDMEPIDEFDEEERMAKARKKLLNTFKRESDSSSGGTKFPVVQFMATDGTSRVILCQPEEWKVELPNGELQAKRTQLPLILAWSLSIHKAQGQTLERVKVNLGRVFEKGQAYVALSRATTQDGLQVLGFQKSKVMAHPRVIDFYNKLYSAEEALGKPKAQSITSLVSNRIGAAPSKAPAPSKSARQVIDLDDEEEAMASMGY is encoded by the coding sequence ATGCTACAGCGCGCAAACAGCCAATACGAGGCCAATGGCCCTCCTCCCCAACAAAGGGGCCAGCCCAAAAGCCAATCGTTTCTTCCTTCCAGCAGCCCAAGTACTCACAATGCCGATATTCGACAACAACTAAAGAAGTCAAACGCTCCTGCTGTGTCGGCGAGGACCATGCCACCATTCTCCAGACCTCTTCAAAATCGACCTTCTAACATGAACCAACTCTCAAACAATTCTCGACCGCCAAACGGTGTTGGCGGTGGATCACTGGCCTCTCTCTGTGGAGGATCAAACTCATTCGGCGGGCAAGCAGATGTTGTTGATCTCACTGGACCTGAAGCTCACGCAAAGGCCCAAGCAGCGGTCTTCTTTACTGAAGACGACTTTTgtgacgacgacgacctAGATCTGGATTTCCAAGCCCCTTCAGCACTACCGCCGCTTCCTGCAAATACTCCATCCAAGCGCATCACCAAGGAGAACATGCCACCCCCACCGCCAACCTCGACACAGACAGACAAGGCTATACCTTGGTCTTCATCACCACCCTCACATTTCCTACCACCGTCCCGCAATACATCTGTCACTTCAACGATGGCCAATATCTCGATGAAGCGCGATTCTTCTGGTGACCGAGATGACTTTGATGTTCCGGTCCCCAaaaaagccaagaagcgcGTACTGCCCCAAAGTTTCAAGCAGGAAGAACCCGAAGATGAGAGTGATTTTCACTCACAGGTCGCCCAAACACCGAATAACAAGCGGAAAGACTTTCTTAATCCCACAGCGAGCGCTGTCAAGGAACAGAAGAAACAGTTCCGAACTCAGCGTCAGCAAGAGCAACCGACGGCCAGCACCGATCTCTccatggatgagatcaaagaAGTCTCCACTTCGCATTCCAAGGGTAATTTTGCCATATCGCTGAGTGAAGAGCAGAGACACGTCTTGGATTTGGTAGTGAACAAGAACCAGAGTGTCTTCTTCACTGGTGCGGCCGGAACTGGTAAATCTGTCCTCATGCGAGCCATCATCACGgaattgaagaagaagtatgcCAAAGACCCAGAACGAGTTGCGGTTACTGCCTCCACGGGACTTGCTGCATGCAATATCGGAGGCATTACGCTCCATAGCTTCTCTGGTATTGGACTTGGCAAAGAGGATGCCCAAGCactggtcaagaagatccgAAGGAATCCCAAGGCAAAGAACCGCTGGCTGAGAACTAAATGCCTTGTCATTGATGAGATTTCCATGGTGGACGGAGATTTGTTTGACAAACTGTCTACAATTGGAAGAACGATTCGAAACAACGGGAGGCCGTGGGGAGGCATTCAACTCATTATCACCGGTGATTTTTTCCAGCTTCCACCAGTCCCAGAACAGGGTGCAAAACGGGAGACCAAGTTTGCCTTTGATGCATCAACCTGGACTACCTCCATAGACCACACTATTGGACTTACGCAGGTCTTCCGACAGCGAGACCCAGTATTCGCCAACATGCTCAACGAGATGCGCCTCGGTCGCATAACGGAAGACACTGTTCGAGCCTTCAAAAAACTGGAGCGACCACTCAACTTCAATGATGGACTGGGAACCGCAGAGTTGTTTTCCACCCGGAACGAAGTCGAGATGTCAAATGAAAGAAGATTGAGAGAACTTCCTGGCACGATCAGGCGGTATGAGGCTCAAGATACTGGCAAAGAAGATATTCGGGACAAACTATTGATGAACATGATGGCGCCCAAGAGTATCGATCTGAAGATCAACGCCCAAGTAATGCtgatcaagaaccttgatgaATCACTTGTGAACGGATCTTTAGGCAAGGTGATAGGATTCTCTGATGAAAAGACGTTCGACATGGAGCCAATTGATGAAttcgatgaggaagagagaatgGCCAAAGCTCGAAAGAAACTACTCAATACATTCAAGCGCGAATCCGATTCAAGTTCTGGTGGCACCAAATTCCCGGTCGTACAGTTCATGGCAACGGATGGCACATCACGCGTGATCCTCTGCCAACCTGAGGAATGGAAGGTCGAATTGCCTAATGGCGAGCTTCAGGCCAAGCGAACTCAGCTGCCCCTGATTCTGGCATGGTCATTGTCAATTCACAAGGCCCAAGGTCAAACTCTTGAACGtgtcaaagtcaatcttGGACGTGTTTTTGAAAAGGGCCAGGCCTATGTTGCTCTTAGTCGAGCGACTACACAGGATGGCCTACAGGTTCTGGGCTTTCAAAAGTCCAAGGTCATGGCACATCCTCGAGTCATAGACTTTTACAACAAACTCTACAGTGCCGAGGAGGCACTCGGAAAACCCAAGGCTCAATCTATCACTAGTCTTGTATCCAATCGCATTGGAGCGGCACCCTCGAAAGCACCAGCGCCCTCGAAGTCAGCCCGCCAGGTGATAGATTTagacgatgaggaagaggcgaTGGCTTCTATGGGATACTGA
- a CDS encoding 4A-like cullin: MTTAKARGKLPETIDLTQAPSAFKPHSGSKKLVIKNLRAPTSRDTQVAEYYKRTEKELEDSLEAVFAGRTPNVPLERLYRGVEDVCRKGDPAKVYQMLKERIDVHLQRIVLPRIQKNGHASNLDTVKSVLAEWKTWNTQTILIRSTFSYLDRTYLLQKNLASINDMAIQQFRKMAFPSQSQAYRNSVGVKLIAGVCDLVEHDRRGIDQIEPALLKDSIMMLYVLEVYVKHFEPYFLEKSERYLKEFGEAWSTSSLKDYILVCEKLLKKEDYRCIQFNFDSTTEKQLMDSAHAHLITNYSEKLLNGGNLAKLLADREVESMKALYDLLRLSGIQKKMKDPWGDYIRSTGSAIISDKDKGDQMVLRLLELRRSLDLMIRDAFNKDEDFLWGMRDSFGKFMNDRKAASCWDTGTSKIGEMIAKYIDMLLRGGLKSLPKELLSDVKDRATAEKEGQASTGDEDAELDRQLDQALELFRFIEGKDAFEAFYKKDLARRLLMGRSASQDAERNMLTKLRGECGANFTHNLEQMFKDQELGKDEMESFKQWRQGSAERKNSLDLSVMILSAAAWPTYPDVRLNLPDEVATQIERFDKYYKNKHTGRALTWKHSLAHCSLKGIFAKGPKELLVSAYQAVVLMMFNSVPADGFLAYEQIATGTGLSGGDLDRTLQSLACGKARVLTKHPKGRDVKPTDTFTFNKTFTDPKYRVKINQIQLKETKEENKATHERIAQDRRFETQAAIVRIMKSRKSMGHSDLVAEVINLTKKRGSVEPAAIKKEIESLIEKDYIEREGNAYVYLA; the protein is encoded by the exons ATGACCACCGCTAAAGCGCGGGGCAAGCTCCCCGAGACCATCGACCTCACGCAGGCACCTTCTGCGTTCAAGCCTCACTCTGGttccaagaagcttgttATCAAGAATCTGCGGGCGCCCACGAGTCGAGATACCCAGGTCGCGGAGTACTATAAACGGACGgagaaggagctcgaggattCCTTAGAGGCTGTCTTTGCGGGACGGACACCTAATGTCCCCTTGGAGAGGCTGTACAGGGGTGTCGAGGATGTCTGTCGAAAGGGGGATCCCGCAAAGGTGTACCAGATGCTCAAAGAGAGAATCGATGTGCACTTGCAGCGGATTGTGCTACCCAGAATCCAGAAGAATGGTCATGCTTCGAACCTCGATACTGTGAAGAGCGTACTAGCGGAATGGAAGACTTGGAATACACAAACG ATATTGATCAGATCAACATTCAGCTACCTCGATCGAACATATTTACTACAGAAGAATCTTGCATCTATAAACGATATGGCGATCCAGCAGTTCAGAAAAATGGCATTCCCATCCCAGAGTCAAGCCTATAGAAACTCGGTCGGCGTGAAGCTAATCGCAGGTGTTTGCGATTTGGTTGAGCATGATCGAAGAGGCATCGACCAAATCGAACCTGCATTACTGAAAGATTCCATCATGATGCTTTATGTTTTGGAGGTCTATGTCAAGCACTTTGAGCCCTACTTCTTAGAGAAGTCTGAGAGATACTTGAAAGAATTTGGCGAAGCCTGGAGCACGTCAAGTCTCAAGGACTACATTTTGGTTTGCGAGAAGTTACTGAAAAAGGAAGACTATCGCTGCATCCAATTCAATTTCGATAGTACGACGGAGAAGCAACTTATGGACTCTGCGCACgcccatctcatcaccaactacTCAGAAAAGCTTCTCAACGGTGGGAACCTGGCGAAGCTGCTGGCTGATAGAGAAGTTGAGTCAATGAAGGCTTTGTATGACTTGCTTCGGTTATCAGGGAtccaaaagaagatgaaagatCCATGGGGCGACTACATTCGATCAACTGGTTCGGCAATCATCAGCGACAAAGACAAGGGTGACCAAATGGTTTTGCGCTTATTAGAGCTCCGCCGATCACTCGACCTGATGATCCGAGATGCTTTTAATAAGGACGAAGACTTCCTTTGGGGCATGAGGGATTCTTTTGGGAAGTTCATGAACGACCGCAAAGCTGCATCTTGCTGGGACACGGGAACATCCAAAATCGGCGAGATGATCGCCAAATATATCGACATGCTTCTGCGAGGTGGCTTGAAGTCACTACCAAAGGAGCTTCTGTCAGATGTGAAAGATCGAGCGACAGCTGAGAAGGAAGGCCAAGCCAGCacaggtgatgaagatgctgagctTGATAGACAGCTTGACCAGGCGCTCGAGCTGTTCCGCTTCATCGAGGGCAAGGACGCCTTCGAGGCATTTTACAAGAAAGACTTGGCTCGGAGATTGCTCATGGGACGAAGTGCCAGCCAAGACGCTGAGCGCAACATGCTAACAAAGCTTCGAGGAGAGTGCGGTGCTAACTTTACACATAATCTGGAACAGATGTTCAAGGACCAGGAACTCGGCAAGGATGAAATGGAGTCTTTCAAGCAATGGCGTCAAGGAAGTGCTGAGCGCAAGAATTCTCTGGACCTTTCCGTCATGATTTTGTCCGCTGCCGCGTGGCCAACTTACCCAGATGTTCGTCTCAACCTGCCGGATGAGGTTGCCACGCAAATCGAGAGGTTTGACAAGTATTACAAGAATAAGCATACCGGACGAGCCTTGACGTGGAAGCACTCATTGGCTCACTGCTCCCTCAAGGGCATCTTCGCCAAGGGGCCGAAGGAGCTTCTTGTATCTGCATACCAGGCTGTGGTTCTGATGATGTTCAACAGCGTGCCGGCTGATGGATTCTTGGCATATGAACAGATCGCGACGGGAACCGGTCTTTCAGGCGGTGATCTTGATCGCACACTTCAGTCGCTCGCTTGCGGCAAAGCGCGAGTGCTTACCAAGCACCCAAAAGGCCGTGATGTCAAGCCTACTGATACGTTTACTTTTAACAAAACATTTACAGACCCCAAGTACAGAGTCAAGATCAATCAGATCCAGCTGAAGGAGACaaaggaggagaacaaggCTACACATGAAAGGATCGCTCAAGACCGACGCTTTGAGACACAGGCGGCCATCGTTAGAATAATGAAAAGTCGTAAGAGCATGGGTCACAGTGACCTGGTGGCAGAGGTTATCAACCtgacaaagaaaagaggtaGTGTTGAGCCGGCGgcgatcaagaaggagatcgaAAG TCTTATCGAGAAGGATTACATCGAAAGAGAGGGCAACGCCTATGTGTACCTGGCATAA